One Maribacter cobaltidurans genomic window carries:
- a CDS encoding calcium/sodium antiporter, with translation MQDFLFVLLGLILLIAGGNWLLKSAVDLSMKLNIPKIVIGMTVVSFATSAPELIVSVKAALGGFPDLALGNVVGSNIANLGLVLAVTILLSPIDVNKSFYTTDWPVMMVASLLFFFFIYSDGIIERYEGLIMVIFLFFFLVYLLRFQKKAVVSEGEEIAVMLPLYKTVLFLGLGGVALWGGSELLIRGAVGLATTFGVSERVIAITIVSVGTSIPELAASVIAVVKKEKAISLGNLIGSNIFNLLAVLGITSLITPIEVVDSRLLSNDIFWMLGISFLILPLVFFPKGLRLGWRDGIILMGIYLSFVYVTLA, from the coding sequence ATGCAAGATTTCCTTTTTGTACTTCTAGGATTAATATTATTGATAGCGGGGGGTAATTGGTTGTTAAAGTCGGCTGTGGATCTTTCCATGAAATTAAACATTCCCAAGATTGTTATTGGGATGACCGTAGTGTCCTTTGCCACTTCTGCCCCTGAGCTTATCGTAAGTGTCAAGGCCGCATTGGGTGGTTTTCCGGATTTGGCTCTGGGCAATGTCGTGGGGTCAAACATAGCAAATCTGGGTTTGGTCCTGGCCGTAACCATCTTATTGAGCCCCATAGATGTAAATAAAAGCTTCTATACCACGGATTGGCCGGTAATGATGGTCGCCTCACTTTTGTTTTTCTTCTTTATTTATTCTGATGGAATCATAGAGAGGTACGAGGGATTAATTATGGTTATTTTTCTTTTTTTCTTTTTAGTTTACTTATTGCGATTTCAAAAGAAAGCTGTGGTTTCGGAGGGCGAGGAAATCGCAGTTATGTTACCCTTATATAAAACGGTCCTTTTTTTAGGTTTGGGTGGTGTCGCTCTTTGGGGAGGCTCGGAATTATTGATTCGAGGAGCTGTAGGTTTGGCCACCACATTTGGGGTGAGCGAAAGGGTAATAGCCATTACTATAGTCTCGGTGGGCACAAGTATTCCAGAACTGGCCGCTTCCGTAATAGCGGTCGTTAAAAAGGAGAAAGCCATTTCCTTGGGAAATTTAATAGGTTCCAATATTTTCAACCTATTGGCCGTGCTGGGAATAACTTCGTTAATTACTCCTATTGAGGTGGTTGATTCAAGGCTTTTAAGCAATGATATATTTTGGATGTTGGGTATATCCTTTTTAATACTTCCCTTAGTCTTTTTTCCCAAGGGATTGCGCTTGGGTTGGAGAGATGGTATAATTCTTATGGGAATTTATTTATCTTTCGTGTATGTAACCCTAGCTTAA
- a CDS encoding carboxypeptidase-like regulatory domain-containing protein, whose product MDIESRQPVVFATVRIKGKALGVISNTDGGFKIPLKHKLTGEVLEISSMGYEKIEVPLSMFNDKTILAINMKPALFELNEVTVSKRRRRAVNFSAREIVYKAIENLPNNVSMEPYSYVGYYRDYQLKNESYNNLNEALLQVYDQGFNISDYETSKIRIFDYRQNTDFPIDTLGLKPYDYSKRTKTISNATLSGYGGNEFVILRIHNPIRNYKINSFDFVNRFDSDFTRNHTFYKEEDVIVNGEYLYHVSFELLGTKVEVKGDLYITQDNFAITGFNYITYKKQGKGDSEKTILFETKVEYIEEGGKMYLSYHSMNNSFRLATPPKLQLEDTTLDLNRNQFILEFTNLLDEKSASRLSNYDIIFNGEPLKFDAITIIGNEVSLIPDLDNKKSRDLFREIIYLANRDKITSENLRIELKRIKDEKGNLINEPDYENRKQFREFFVQELQLESSIVPKDNLLMKKNRPLFKNQPINKPDNFKDYWMNTPLPNIKN is encoded by the coding sequence TTGGATATTGAATCCAGGCAACCAGTTGTTTTTGCTACGGTGAGAATTAAGGGTAAGGCCCTAGGTGTTATATCCAATACGGATGGCGGCTTTAAAATTCCACTTAAGCATAAATTAACGGGCGAGGTTCTTGAAATATCCTCTATGGGTTATGAAAAAATAGAAGTGCCACTTTCCATGTTTAATGATAAAACAATTCTTGCCATAAATATGAAACCGGCCTTATTCGAATTGAATGAGGTTACCGTAAGTAAAAGGAGAAGGAGAGCGGTTAATTTTAGTGCTAGGGAAATTGTTTATAAAGCCATTGAAAATTTACCTAATAATGTTTCAATGGAACCTTATTCATATGTGGGGTATTATCGTGATTACCAGTTAAAAAATGAGAGCTATAATAATCTAAATGAAGCCTTACTGCAAGTTTATGATCAAGGATTTAATATTTCGGATTACGAAACCTCCAAGATTCGAATTTTTGACTACCGCCAAAATACTGACTTTCCCATTGACACCCTGGGACTGAAGCCTTATGACTATTCCAAAAGAACCAAAACAATTTCCAATGCCACTTTAAGTGGTTATGGGGGAAATGAATTTGTTATTTTGAGAATTCATAATCCAATTAGGAACTATAAAATCAATTCTTTTGATTTTGTCAATCGATTCGACAGCGACTTTACCCGTAACCATACCTTTTACAAAGAGGAAGATGTCATCGTAAATGGTGAATATTTATACCACGTTTCTTTTGAATTGCTCGGCACAAAAGTGGAAGTCAAGGGAGACCTATATATAACCCAGGATAATTTTGCTATTACTGGTTTTAATTATATAACCTATAAAAAGCAAGGTAAGGGAGACAGCGAAAAAACCATACTTTTCGAAACCAAGGTAGAATATATTGAAGAAGGTGGTAAAATGTACCTAAGCTACCATTCCATGAATAATTCCTTTAGGTTGGCCACTCCTCCAAAACTACAATTGGAGGATACTACATTAGACCTCAATAGAAATCAATTCATTTTAGAATTCACTAACCTATTGGATGAGAAATCTGCCAGTAGATTGTCCAACTATGACATCATATTTAATGGAGAACCATTGAAATTCGATGCAATTACCATTATTGGGAATGAGGTTTCTTTAATTCCAGATTTAGATAATAAAAAGAGCCGGGATTTGTTCAGGGAAATAATCTATTTGGCAAATCGTGATAAAATCACTAGTGAAAATTTAAGAATTGAACTGAAACGGATTAAGGACGAGAAAGGGAATCTAATTAATGAACCCGATTATGAAAATAGAAAACAGTTCAGGGAATTCTTCGTACAGGAACTCCAATTGGAATCTTCAATCGTACCAAAGGATAATCTTTTAATGAAGAAGAACAGGCCGCTTTTCAAGAATCAACCAATAAATAAGCCCGATAATTTCAAAGACTACTGGATGAACACCCCGTTACCAAATATCAAAAACTAA